The Saccopteryx leptura isolate mSacLep1 chromosome 2, mSacLep1_pri_phased_curated, whole genome shotgun sequence genome has a window encoding:
- the TAS2R38 gene encoding taste receptor type 2 member 38, with protein MLTLTPAITVSYEVKSLFLLLSVLEFAVGVLVNAFIFSVNFRDIVRRQPLSSCDFILLSLSFTRLFLHGLLFLHAFQLVYFQQMQDPLSNSFQIILLLWMVVNQASLWITTCLSLLYCSRIVRFSHGPLLYLASWVSRKTSCVLLGMVLLICACTAYCSWDIFRYHLTVSTMLSMYNNTDHNLQIAKLSFFHSFLFCSLGSIVPFLCVLSSTGLLIVSLWRHMRTMSARTGDSHDPSLEAHVKALKSLISFLCLFVVALSAALLSVPLLVLWHNKTGVMVCVGIMAACPSGHAAILISGNAKLKRAVGSILLWVRSSLKVGAGPKAGPRTPELC; from the coding sequence ATGTTGACTCTGACTCCCGCCATCACTGTGTCCTATGAAGTCAAGAGTTTGTTTCTGCTCCTGTCCGTCCTGGAGTTTGCAGTGGGGGTTCTGGTCAACGCCTTCATTTTCTCTGTGAATTTTCGGGACATAGTGAGGAGGCAGCCGCTGAGCAGCTGCGATTTTATCCTGCTGAGTCTCAGCTTCACGCGGCTCTTCCTGCACGGGCTGCTGTTTCTGCATGCCTTCCAGCTTGTCTACTTCCAGCAGATGCAGGACCCGCTGAGCAACAGCTTCCAGATCATCCTCTTGCTCTGGATGGTCGTGAACCAAGCCAGCCTCTGGATCACCAcctgcctcagtctcctctaCTGCTCTAGGATCGTCCGTTTCTCTCACGGCCCCCTGCTCTATTTGGCAAGCTGGGTCTCCAGGAAGACCTCCTGTGTCCTCCTGGGCATGgtccttctcatctgtgcctgCACAGCCTACTGTTCCTGGGACATTTTCAGATATCACCTCACGGTCTCAACGATGCTGTCCATGTATAACAATACAGACCACAATCTGCAAATTGCAAAGCTCAgtttctttcattccttcctcTTCTGTAGCTTGGGGTCCATAGTGCCTTTCTTGTGTGTCCTGTCTTCTACTGGGCTGCTGATTGTCTCCCTGTGGCGCCACATGAGGACAATGAGTGCCAGGACCGGGGACTCTCACGACCCCAGCCTGGAGGCTCATGTCAAAGCACTCAAGTCCCTCAtatcctttctctgcctcttcgtGGTGGCACTGAGCGCCGCCCTCCTCTCGGTGCCCTTACTGGTGCTGTGGCACAACAAGACGGGAGTCATGGTCTGTGTCGGGATAATGGCAGCATGCCCCTCAGGACACGCAGCCATCCTGATCTCGGGCAATGCCAAGCTGAAGAGAGCTGTGGGCAGCATTCTTCTGTGGGTTCGGAGCAGCCTGAAGGTAGGGGCCGGCCCCAAGGCAGGTCCCAGGACACCAGAGCTGTGTTGA